In a single window of the Labrus mixtus chromosome 20, fLabMix1.1, whole genome shotgun sequence genome:
- the pam16 gene encoding mitochondrial import inner membrane translocase subunit tim16, whose protein sequence is MGAQVVGRAFARALQQEYAASQAAAKARGRSGQQSAAASSITGMSLQEAQQILNISTLSPEEIQKNYDHLFKVNDKSVGGSFYLQSKVVRAKERLDEELSIQTQDKQPPERNTET, encoded by the exons ATGGGAGCACAGGTGGTGGGCCGTGCCTTTGCTCGTGCTTTACAGCAAGAATATGCAG CTAGTCAAGCAGCAGCAAAGGCCAGGGGCCGTTCAGGTCAGCAGTCGGCTGCTGCCTCTAGCATCACTGGGATGAGCCTGCAGGAGGCACAGCAAATCCTCAACATCTCTACACTTAGTCCTGAAGAAATTCAGAAG AACTACGACCACCTTTTTAAAGTCAATGACAAGTCCGTGGGCGGTTCATTTTACCTGCAATCAAAA gtggTGCGAGCTAAAGAGCGTCTAGACGAGGAACTAAGTATCCAGACACAAGATAAGCAGCCAccagaaagaaatacagaaacatga